One stretch of Candidatus Hydrogenedentota bacterium DNA includes these proteins:
- a CDS encoding isochorismate synthase: MTPYLYPDVVEPTHAKRALATLLEQAFDSAAHSSKPRRVVRCEVPVDGVDPLAWLEAQGNRSRGYWCDRERHFELAGVGTADIITAEVLTNYDELFDHLRACIASVHPHLHYYGGMRFSLTTPPVEKWAPFGAYRFVLPKFEVLSRGDQTYLACNAMLKDEQENLLAKLLDQLDAMPFPGLDAPAAIAHPQSRADAPDRNEWIRQMERTLAAIHDGAIEKAVLARESVFAFDAPIDPVALLRQLNASASKSYRFCFQPKPGVAFIGVSPERLYKRQDRYVRTEAVAGTRPTTGDLRVDAALADELLNSDKDRREHKHVLDAVRAELARQCTAVHTDDDVCVMRLDKYQHLYVGIEGILDHFGTDAELLRGLHPTPAVGGVPTRTALDWIAESEPFDRGWYAGPVGWVGCDSAEFAVAIRSALVTGNTLSVYTGAGIVDGSVPDEEWAELENKLTPYTAVLDA, encoded by the coding sequence ATGACCCCGTACCTCTACCCAGATGTCGTCGAACCCACCCACGCAAAGCGCGCGCTCGCCACGCTGCTCGAGCAGGCCTTCGATTCGGCGGCGCACTCGTCGAAACCGCGCCGCGTCGTCCGGTGCGAAGTGCCGGTCGATGGCGTCGATCCGCTGGCATGGCTCGAGGCGCAGGGGAACCGATCGCGCGGGTACTGGTGCGACCGCGAGCGGCACTTCGAGTTGGCGGGTGTCGGCACCGCGGACATCATCACCGCGGAGGTGTTGACGAACTACGACGAGTTGTTCGATCATCTGCGCGCGTGCATCGCGAGCGTGCACCCGCATCTCCACTATTACGGCGGGATGCGCTTCAGCCTCACCACGCCGCCCGTCGAAAAGTGGGCCCCCTTCGGCGCGTACCGGTTTGTGTTACCGAAGTTCGAGGTGTTGTCGCGCGGCGACCAAACCTACCTCGCGTGCAACGCGATGCTGAAGGATGAACAGGAAAACCTGCTGGCGAAATTGTTGGACCAGTTGGACGCGATGCCGTTTCCAGGTCTCGATGCGCCCGCGGCGATCGCGCACCCGCAGTCGCGCGCGGACGCGCCGGATCGGAACGAATGGATCAGGCAAATGGAGCGCACGCTTGCGGCAATACACGACGGCGCAATCGAGAAAGCGGTGCTGGCGCGCGAAAGCGTTTTTGCGTTTGACGCCCCCATCGATCCCGTGGCGCTGTTGCGCCAATTGAACGCCTCGGCGTCGAAGTCGTATCGATTCTGCTTTCAGCCGAAGCCCGGCGTGGCGTTCATCGGCGTGTCGCCGGAGCGGTTGTATAAGCGGCAAGATCGCTACGTGCGTACCGAGGCCGTTGCGGGCACGCGTCCCACCACCGGCGACCTGCGCGTCGACGCTGCGCTTGCGGACGAGTTGCTGAACAGCGATAAGGACCGCCGCGAACACAAACACGTGCTCGATGCGGTTCGCGCGGAACTGGCGCGCCAATGCACCGCGGTACACACCGACGACGACGTGTGCGTGATGCGCCTGGACAAGTACCAGCATCTCTACGTCGGAATCGAAGGCATCCTCGATCATTTTGGCACCGACGCGGAATTGTTGCGCGGACTGCATCCGACGCCCGCCGTCGGCGGTGTGCCGACCCGGACGGCGTTGGACTGGATTGCCGAATCGGAGCCTTTCGATCGTGGGTGGTACGCGGGGCCCGTCGGCTGGGTCGGCTGCGACTCCGCGGAGTTCGCCGTCGCAATTCGCTCCGCACTTGTCACCGGCAACACGCTCTCCGTCTACACCGGCGCGGGCATTGTCGACGGGTCCGTCCCCGACGAAGAATGGGCCGAACTCGAAAACAAGCTGACGCCATACACCGCTGTTCTCGACGCATGA
- the menD gene encoding 2-succinyl-5-enolpyruvyl-6-hydroxy-3-cyclohexene-1-carboxylic-acid synthase, whose protein sequence is MITDAPNLNILWAELIVEELIRNGVDHFVISPGSRSTPLTVAAARNPRAKTTVHFDERGAAFFALGVAKALGKPAALICTSGTAVANYFPALIEASMSYVPLVVLTADRPPELQNTGANQTIDQTRIYGEYVRHFVAMPCPDETILPEYVLTAIDHAVAAARRSPSGPVHINCAYREPLAPPLNSIQSDAPQPWRDSRQPYTTWVIDEDRYYVDDMAPIIDELQKLERVLLLIGQEDCRKSEFSVGNTLELGLTRPLLADVTSSARSKPIDAKRTIPVSNYDLLLFSPRFRDICSPDAVVHVGGAIVSKRLSEHLAHVKPHIYVRIAPHLERVDPCSIVTHRVCMSAVGFLAHVKDEQPVQAESWVRNIIDFSRRAEDIVAEILSGETRLTEPLVANLLCGLQPADEFTAIFAGNSMPVRYLEMYSGLLHATTHVIANRGASGIDGNVATAAGYAAASGVHVTAMVGDLAALHDLGSLALLKSNGVRVTLVLLNNDGGGIFHFLPIAEHSDVFEKYFATPHGLHFEDAARMFGLPYSRPATKDEFVAAFQRARESGGSSIIEVVTDREENLRLHRRIGEAVVNALENL, encoded by the coding sequence ATGATCACCGATGCACCGAATTTGAACATCCTCTGGGCGGAACTGATTGTCGAAGAATTGATCCGTAACGGCGTCGACCACTTCGTCATCTCGCCCGGGTCGCGCTCGACGCCGCTCACCGTTGCCGCCGCGCGCAATCCGCGCGCGAAAACAACCGTCCACTTCGACGAACGCGGCGCGGCCTTTTTCGCGCTGGGCGTTGCGAAAGCCCTCGGCAAACCCGCGGCGCTGATTTGCACCTCCGGCACCGCCGTCGCGAATTACTTCCCCGCGCTCATCGAAGCGTCCATGTCCTACGTGCCACTCGTTGTCCTCACCGCCGACCGCCCGCCGGAACTCCAAAATACCGGCGCAAACCAAACGATCGACCAAACGCGCATCTATGGCGAGTATGTTCGCCACTTCGTGGCGATGCCCTGCCCGGACGAAACGATTTTGCCGGAGTATGTGCTTACGGCCATTGATCACGCGGTTGCTGCGGCGCGAAGGTCGCCGAGCGGCCCCGTCCATATAAATTGCGCGTACCGAGAACCACTCGCGCCCCCGCTTAACTCAATCCAATCCGACGCGCCTCAACCTTGGAGGGACTCACGCCAGCCGTATACAACGTGGGTAATCGACGAAGACCGCTACTATGTCGACGACATGGCACCTATAATCGACGAGCTGCAAAAGCTTGAACGTGTGCTGCTTTTGATAGGGCAGGAAGATTGTCGGAAGTCGGAGTTTAGCGTTGGCAATACACTTGAGCTGGGTTTGACGCGCCCTTTACTTGCCGACGTTACTTCTTCGGCGCGCAGCAAGCCGATTGATGCAAAGCGAACAATTCCCGTTTCAAATTACGATCTTCTTCTGTTCTCACCTCGATTTCGAGACATCTGCAGTCCGGACGCAGTTGTTCACGTCGGGGGGGCTATCGTATCTAAGCGGCTGTCGGAGCACTTGGCCCACGTAAAGCCCCATATTTACGTGCGGATTGCCCCACACCTCGAGCGAGTCGATCCGTGCAGCATAGTTACGCACCGCGTTTGCATGTCGGCGGTGGGTTTTCTCGCACATGTGAAAGACGAACAACCTGTCCAGGCGGAGTCGTGGGTGCGGAACATCATCGATTTTTCCCGCCGCGCTGAGGACATTGTCGCCGAAATCCTGAGCGGAGAGACTCGACTAACGGAGCCACTTGTCGCAAATCTACTTTGTGGCCTGCAGCCGGCGGACGAGTTCACAGCGATTTTTGCCGGCAACAGTATGCCGGTCCGATATCTTGAGATGTACAGTGGCCTCCTTCACGCGACCACCCACGTCATTGCAAATCGCGGGGCCAGCGGCATTGATGGAAATGTTGCTACCGCGGCAGGGTATGCGGCAGCGTCGGGCGTCCACGTGACCGCAATGGTCGGAGATCTCGCCGCACTGCATGATCTGGGATCTTTAGCTTTGCTCAAATCCAACGGAGTACGCGTAACGTTAGTCCTCCTCAACAACGATGGTGGCGGTATTTTTCATTTCTTGCCTATCGCCGAACATTCCGACGTATTCGAGAAGTATTTTGCGACGCCGCACGGTTTGCACTTTGAGGACGCAGCGCGAATGTTCGGGCTACCTTACTCGAGGCCGGCGACAAAGGACGAGTTTGTCGCGGCGTTCCAGAGGGCACGCGAGTCGGGCGGATCGAGCATCATCGAGGTGGTGACGGACCGCGAGGAAAACCTGCGCCTGCACCGTAGGATCGGCGAGGCAGTAGTAAACGCACTGGAGAATCTCTAG
- a CDS encoding glycosyltransferase family 4 protein: MHVGVNTLFLIPREVGGTEIYVRSLLPALQALEAGLRLTVFTNRENHDSFADYDRTLIDVAATSRPRRIVAEQTSLPRAAARAGVDVLYSPGYTAPLRATFPQVVTIHDTQFLDFPEDFPWLSRAAQRIIVGGSARRANAITTVSEFSRRRIAERFGVPREKIIVAHSALSGLFAPPKPCALERPFLLYIANTYPHKNATRLVRAFDRIKDCIRHTLVICGQPREGEPPPHPRVKRIHYIAYEELIGMVQAADLVVFPSLYEGFGRPVVEAQEAGTRVIASRSAAIPEIGGDGATYFDGESEDGIAQAIVDALNEPPDVRVQWIARGRENAKRFTWGACASRTLDTFCMALSNN, encoded by the coding sequence GTGCATGTCGGCGTAAACACTCTCTTTCTGATTCCCCGCGAAGTGGGGGGAACGGAAATCTACGTGCGCAGCCTGCTGCCCGCGCTGCAGGCGCTGGAAGCAGGCCTGCGGCTGACCGTCTTCACCAATCGCGAGAATCATGACTCCTTCGCCGATTACGACCGTACGCTCATCGACGTCGCGGCCACATCTCGGCCACGGCGCATCGTCGCCGAGCAAACGTCATTGCCACGAGCAGCAGCCCGAGCGGGAGTCGACGTTCTCTATTCGCCCGGCTACACTGCTCCGCTCCGTGCGACGTTCCCGCAGGTAGTTACGATCCACGACACGCAATTCCTCGACTTCCCGGAGGATTTCCCATGGTTGTCGCGCGCGGCGCAGCGCATTATCGTAGGTGGTTCGGCGCGGCGCGCAAACGCAATTACGACAGTATCGGAGTTCTCGCGTAGGCGCATCGCCGAACGCTTCGGCGTTCCGCGTGAGAAGATTATCGTGGCGCACTCAGCGTTGTCTGGACTGTTCGCCCCACCCAAACCCTGTGCGCTTGAGAGACCGTTCCTCCTTTACATTGCGAACACGTACCCGCACAAGAATGCGACGCGTCTGGTCCGCGCGTTCGACCGAATCAAGGACTGCATTCGCCACACCCTCGTCATCTGCGGCCAACCCCGCGAAGGCGAACCGCCCCCGCACCCGCGCGTGAAACGCATCCACTACATCGCCTACGAAGAACTCATCGGCATGGTGCAGGCCGCCGACCTTGTGGTGTTCCCGTCGCTCTACGAGGGCTTCGGGCGCCCCGTCGTAGAAGCGCAGGAAGCGGGCACTCGCGTCATCGCATCGCGCTCCGCCGCCATACCCGAAATCGGCGGCGATGGCGCAACGTATTTCGATGGCGAGAGCGAGGACGGTATTGCGCAAGCCATTGTCGACGCTTTGAATGAGCCGCCGGATGTCCGCGTCCAATGGATCGCGCGTGGCCGCGAGAACGCCAAACGCTTCACATGGGGCGCGTGTGCAAGTCGGACGCTTGACACCTTTTGCATGGCGCTGAGCAATAATTAA
- the clpS gene encoding ATP-dependent Clp protease adapter ClpS, with protein sequence MPQYVPQTGDAALAETKEKVKKPPMYRVLMHNDDYTTMEFVVEVLCTIYNKPIEDAVRIMLNIHHKGIGMCGVFTHEIAETKIAETHDRARNSGYPLMCSMEPAD encoded by the coding sequence GTGCCCCAATATGTCCCACAAACCGGCGACGCGGCGCTGGCCGAGACCAAGGAAAAGGTCAAGAAGCCGCCGATGTATCGTGTGCTCATGCACAACGACGACTACACGACCATGGAGTTCGTCGTCGAAGTGCTCTGCACCATTTACAACAAGCCGATCGAGGACGCCGTCCGCATCATGTTGAACATCCACCACAAAGGTATCGGCATGTGCGGCGTATTCACGCACGAGATCGCGGAAACCAAAATTGCGGAAACGCACGACCGCGCCCGGAATAGTGGGTATCCACTCATGTGTTCCATGGAGCCGGCGGACTAG